Proteins encoded in a region of the Leishmania panamensis strain MHOM/PA/94/PSC-1 chromosome 15 sequence genome:
- a CDS encoding replication Factor A 28 kDa subunit, putative (TriTrypDB/GeneDB-style sysID: LpmP.15.0310) — protein MLAPTPGSNFGGGVATSNNSGSQQPQRRMHPIRPLTIKQMLEAQSVGGGVMVVDGREVTQAIVVGRVVGYENANMASGGGAITAKHFGYRITDNTGMLVVRQWIDADRVQEPIPLNAHVRASGTVNVWQQTPIVTGTVVSMADSNEMNYHMLDAILTHFRLTQGNKRTQHSGASVQNTASAVGMHNMLPGGDNKVLLTDLLVSFIKQHGSSGAGMSMDELTMAAQRYSFTHGDVRTAMRTLAAEGKVYQTHDNRFNI, from the coding sequence ATGCTTGCGCCGACCCCTGGCAGCAACTTTGGCGGGGGTGTAGCAACCTCgaacaacagcggcagccagcagccgcaacgTCGCATGCATCCGATTCGCCCGCTCACCATTAAGCAAATGCTGGAGGCTCAGagcgtcggtggcggcgtgaTGGTCGTGGACGGCCGCGAGGTGACGCAAGCGATTGTCGTAGGCCGTGTGGTGGGCTACGAGAACGCCAACATggcctctggtggtggcgccatcaccgccaaaCACTTTGGGTACCGAATCACCGACAACACGGGCATGCTCGTCGTGCGCCAGTGGATTGATGCGGACAGGGTCCAGGAGCCCATTCCCCTGAACGCGCACGTCCGGGCGTCTGGCACAGTGAATGTGTGGCAGCAGACCCCAATCGTCACGGGTACCGTGGTGAGCATGGCGGACAGCAACGAGATGAACTACCACATGTTGGACGCCATTCTGACGCACTTCCGCCTGACACAGGGCAACAAGCGTACCCAGCACAGTGGGGCCTCAGTGCAGAACACGGCCTCGGCGGTTGGCATGCACAATATGCTGCCTGGAGGCGACAACAAAGTGTTGCTGACGGACCTCCTCGTCTCCTTCATCAAGCAGCATGGAAGCAGTGGGGCAGGCATGTCGATGGATGAGCTAACcatggcagcgcagcgctacAGCTTCACTCATGGCGACGTGCGCACGGCGATGCGGACGCTTGCAGCGGAGGGAAAAGTGTACCAGACCCACGACAACCGATTCAACATCTGA
- a CDS encoding hypothetical protein (TriTrypDB/GeneDB-style sysID: LpmP.15.0300): MEAYKDVIVSHPPAMYAQSGYTSHFAVENYKGILLCKRPSNLGSAAGAAGAGGSDSYRHSDSSFPPFVPSNPTGNPIGYGPSKESRDTHAEQEALRAANQRQRQTKSSQALSRHRRWLRSFARQMKTMKDVDRQLEVEAAQRSARMREAEKRKRGGQQQQVSVIAVNLENAGAPPYNMHKSMEAHVTATLKATGTAAVVSSYRKPKWAMTEEEAMDDELDFDRDLLDFAENLDYEKFITDFEVAEALGVMRDRVEEIARANNWSVEDIRRATTDEHDDLNSVVTPSEAQLILRSKQQQPQGGGGATAVGARAALPETLAVHKHDWDTSSNGRARLLKKAISCDALALAERLFAASPSLRKIHTRHSLARVLQRCALEGHVNVTESTLLQQAYETTAVKGGGGGISGSAASPSPAAVDPPAIPEPLVVKVSADAIPMPYSSADGVADGSAQGVQPGRILRQLQQSKERTQGLPYLYRCPAI; this comes from the coding sequence ATGGAGGCCTACAAAGACGTCATTGTGAGCCACCCGCCGGCGATGTACGCGCAGTCCGGCTACACCTCGCATTTTGCTGTAGAAAACTACAAGGGTATCTTGCTCTGCAAGCGACCGTCAAACCTCGGTTCGGCAGCCGgtgccgccggcgctggcggtaGCGATAGTTACCGCCACAGCGACTCATCATTTCCCCCGTTTGTTCCCTCGAACCCCACCGGCAATCCCATCGGCTACGGTCCATCCAAGGAGAGTCGCGACACCCACGCTGAGCAGGAGGCATTGCGCGCGGCAaaccagcggcagcgtcaaaCAAAGTCATCGCAAGCCCTctcgcgccaccgccgctggctGCGCAGTTTTGCACGACAGATGAAAACAATGAAGGACGTTGACCGGCAGCttgaggtggaggcggcgcaacGATCTGCCAGGATgcgagaggcggagaagcgcaagcgggggggacagcagcagcaggtgtcTGTCATCGCTGTCAACTTAGAGAACGCCGGCGCACCGCCGTACAACATGCACAAGTCGATGGAAGCACACGTGACGGCTACACTCAAAGCCACGggcactgcagcagtggtATCGTCTTACCGTAAACCGAAGTGGGCCAtgacggaggaagaggcgatggACGACGAGCTCGATTTCGACCGTGACCTCCTCGACTTCGCCGAAAACCTCGACTACGAGAAGTTTATCACTGACTTTGAGGTCGCGGAGGCGCTTGGCGTGATGCGGGATCGCGTAGAGGAAATTGCAAGGGCGAACAACTGGTCCGTCGAAGACATCCGTCGCGCGACAACCGACGAGCACGACGATCTCAACTCGGTTGTGACCCCGTCCGAGGCACAGCTCATTCTCCgcagcaagcagcagcagccgcaaggtggtggtggtgccaccgctgtggGGGCTCGAGCCGCGCTTCCGGAGACACTGGCAGTGCACAAGCACGACTGGGACACCAGCAGTAATGGTCGTGCCCGACTGCTGAAGAAGGCGATAAGCTGTGACGCCCTCGCCCTGGCCGAACGCCTGTttgccgcctcgccgtcgctgcggaaGATTCACACGCGGCACAGCCTTGCACGTGTAttgcagcggtgcgcctTGGAAGGCCACGTCAACGTGACGGAGTCCACGTTGCTGCAACAGGCGTACGAGACTACGGCAGTTaagggcggtggcggaggcaTTAGCGGTAGTGCAGCGTCACCTTCCCCCGCAGCGGTGGACCCTCCGGCAATTCCAGAGCCTCTAGTCGTGAAGGTAAGCGCGGATGCAATACCTATGCCTTACAGTAGTGCTGACGGCGTCGCTGATGGCTCTGCGCAAGGCGTACAGCCGGGACGTATTCTGCGTCAGCTTCAGCAGTCTAAGGAGCGGACACAAGGACTACCGTACCTCTACCGCTGTCCTGCCATTTAG
- a CDS encoding hypothetical protein (TriTrypDB/GeneDB-style sysID: LpmP.15.0290) — MRASTGGSAARMAADLDEMDEKLRRLGLDVDPPITTPPSFAPSAAHNNADYIRSIRAAKEEKQQARLDRLARLATTAEKQQPLSCAPASLTAGAVANTSRADHATADDKALLVSDVVDATLRASEKSKSDRAQQRRAERTLKAAADHRQCCTKEHNQLLSASPSSSMVALSLVLTAPERRERKRQEAAVWCAGVARGLVKLAMEVSDNRHLPATGFGGRSVYRLHQDLAVTQWRQWVEQLVFPTSLSTAAVESTRRGDDGAADIDSEVADFPASKSAEVQQQLSQQALSANLHLEAAKCIASATEADTQEAVRAQAESVACVLAKLQAEVARQRKAAEEVVRLSADEANRPTLMAAQGNADVSGIPCRAELLPGWTQRMPPAACFVYGDDLSGARLLADTIDMCVQRKLHHQQQPPSSQSPHRRLTSLRQYSPVTGEGSEATAADVSSTVSSAAASPEDLLSLFAVSEIGVEGSDPALVEGGAVATYVTPRTLLSNGALSSAGGDAKRSGSAGRSQRAQLHSSAGSSNPALGSGASQGVAPTIGPGTSSGAASRAGQRVTASSPEGRRENEQLIDAVVREVVRVHRHNLGVLAGDLMPSWAPKPPVTATATGSIATEEDSKQPSFAPLASAPLRTLFLVGFPETTSFTEVLAWRLRQATATAETELIEIEGRRRAAEQQAAAATAAAAESSKQRLSPSAKGTKGGSPGPARSRGNRPAKTVAGAEEQAVSAMVEELQAAIAMPPLSVLATFLVYDLPTRQRRLKAASFATDPAAAQRSSGDDCEDDLSNLSAVVGGVLLRSVGQEYTHPVYNPSAEDIQSCGPPSMAKELSPARPTSFRQGGLSGALPSPSLPGATPTVTATPSLCMHTWSVERLRIELKQQHAQQQRQRKDWAAAVVVRKDRGSVDNLTGVLLSSTASFRHSAKRRDKPTASVNTNVATDLDRANALQRRASMSAMSRVAEPSAATAIKMLEDKGLPRALFFVHIQDVSDSTTLSTSSGDCQLDPTSLGTAIWRAAATWQPHVNDPQQECAEARARTVNELITQLRLLCRPAAGRVLTNESLAPRQLAEPFRLGDYRLTEATCVRLKKTNKAFLGTLPASPALEPFRQSGALPGGAVGAAARDALMAEAEVWAVVLQYSEQLYRLVAEEVFMDGVAHPVRPAAPPAAAMLSTTAWFTSIDQSYTRAKEAIAAYTAYTIASLEDCLALLLRFSVDVCLGQLTASVRLLCDSIERHHRIETPALFDPFTSAFVDSGENIGEELLRIVPRLSAEVARALIDSMNRVDARSASSMLSAKLGEVYWPQVTAVTAEVAVRHFASRSLHNLAGVASSATNAPQVLQQVPLVPDESESAGGSNTGAAKDAVALKSEAKIMAEEHIPSVVQLLLEHAINAPAPLARVAVLLQKPQQMVRATRDGAEAWLELLYHEVLGLHPAAPVSTVPRTRRPRSLDELADGPQIVLGSDNHDATNLPRPSPWRCGQLDLLLNSVRPAKPNIMIPVETFERGLLVYQLQRLWRFLPDVSADLAAKAKYLIGAHEAKTPAPAALLARPATSSASSGPPALPDPSLDAYLLTSCPCRPSAEQHFPFLTTADVKQLSAAAVAEAATTAAAAKPVVMVDVELWLQNLALQRCCFCANFCDPTTRVGSRQPERGSMQTPQCVRVCTAMPSSGAVRRTIATLPACVLAQHATFCTTTTPPLPSLVTTPRSSPSEMPAAWALVEWWWRGWCGDNSWSQSEDMQRCYALWRILLGHILPNPPASPDAAASTPPEMVPLLSSLMRLLVGVGKRADATEERVRRAFHCLAALRRVREGELDTRIATAEGDVNADATIFIEDEMTLTIDECAALGRLLSPTVYAVGSNAPAPTAAGSAAVAKTSEREISEHEFMTDVQLLLQVECTKGVTLPLLLSSRWASLLMKEHF; from the coding sequence ATGCGCGCCTCTACGGGAGGGTCAGCCGCGCGGATGGCGGCTGATCTCGACGAGATGGacgagaagctgcgccgcctcggcctgGACGTGGATCCCCCCATCACAACACCGCCGTCCTTCGCCCCCTCGGCAGCACACAACAATGCGGACTATATTCGCTCTATCCGTGCagccaaggaggagaaacaacaAGCACGCCTGGACAGGTTGGCTCGGCTGGCGACCActgcagagaagcagcagccatTGAGCTGTGCTCCTGCATCGTTAACAGCTGGTGCTGTCGCGAACACCTCACGCGCTGATCATGCGACTGCAGACGACAAGGCATTGCTCGTGAGTGACGTTGTCGATGCCACCTTGCGAGCGAGTGAGAAGAGCAAGAGCGACCgcgcgcagcaacgccgagCGGAGCGCACGTTGAAGGCTGCTGCGGACCACCGACAGTGCTGCACGAAGGAACACAACCAGCTGCTCTCCGCGTCACCGTCAAGCAGCATGGTGGCACTCTCGCTGGTGCTCACCGCGCCGGAGCGGCGGGAGCGCAAGCGTCAAGAGGCAGCAGTATGGTGTGCAGGGGTGGCGCGAGGGCTAGTGAAGTTGGCCATGGAGGTGTCCGACAATCGACACCTGCCTGCCACTGGGTTTGGCGGGAGGTCTGTATATCGGCTGCACCAAGACCTGGCCGTTACGCAGTGGAGGCAGTGGGTAGAACAATTGGTCTTTCCTACGTCGTTGTCAACCGCCGCAGTGGAGAGCACGCGGCGCGGCGATGACGGGGCTGCCGACATCGACAGCGAAGTCGCTGACTTCCCAGCCTCGAAGagtgcagaggtgcagcagcagctttcACAGCAGGCGCTCAGCGCTAACCTGCACCTCGAAGCGGCGAAGTGCATCGCATCGGCAACTGAGGCCGACACGCAGGAGGCTGTGCGAGCGCAAGCGGAGTCCGTGGCGTGTGTCCTGGCGAAGCTGCAGGCAGAAGTGGCGCGCCAGCGCAAGGCCGCCGAGGAGGTTGTGCGGCTGTCCGCTGACGAGGCCAACCGCCCCACTCTAATGGCCGCCCAGGGTAATGCGGATGTCTCTGGCATTCCTTGCCGTGCGGAACTACTGCCAGGGTGGACACAACGGATGCCGCCGGCAGCGTGCTTCGTCTATGGCGACGACCTCAGCGGGGCCCGGCTGCTGGCTGACACGATTGACATGTGCGTGCAGCGCAAAttgcaccaccagcagcagcccccttCATCACAGTCGCCGCATCGCCGGCTCACCTCATTGCGCCAATACTCGCCTGTGACTGGAGAAGGCTCTGAAGCCACCGCGGCAGATGTTTCCTCCACCGtgtcctccgccgccgcatcgccagaggacctcctctccctctttgccgTGAGTGAAATCGGTGTCGAGGGCAGCGACCCCGCGTTGGTCGAGGGGGGCGCGGTAGCCACGTACGTCACCCCGCGTACGCTGCTCAGCAACGGTGCGCTGAGTTCCGCGGGCGGCGACGCAAAGCGAAGCGGCTCTGCAGGGCGTTCGCAGCGGGCGCAACTGCACTCTTCggctggcagcagcaacccTGCTCTCGGTAGTGGCGCATCTCAGGGGGTTGCCCCCACCATCGGTCCGGGAACCAGTAGCGGCGCCGCATCCCGCGCCGGTCAGCGGGTTACTGCGTCGTCCCCGGAGGGCAGGCGCGAAAACGAGCAGCTGATCGACGCCGTCGTACGGGAAGTCGTGCGAGTGCATCGCCACAACTTGGGAGTTCTGGCTGGTGATCTCATGCCGTCGTGGGCGCCGAAACCACCGGTaaccgccaccgctaccgGCTCGATCGCCACAGAAGAGGACAGCAAGCAGCCCAGCTTCGCCCCGTTGGCGTCTGCGCCCCTTCGCACGCTTTTTCTCGTTGGTTTCCCTGAGACCACTTCCTTCACCGAGGTGCTAGCGTGGCGTCTGAGGCAggcaacggcgacagcggAGACGGAGCTAATTGAAATAGAGGGTCGTCGGCGAGccgccgagcagcaggcagcggcggccaccgcagcggcggctgagTCGAGCAAGCAGCGCTTATCTCCGTCTGCAAAGGGGACAAAAGGGGGGTCGCCTGGGCCGGCGCGCTCCAGAGGCAACCGACCTGCCAAGACTGTGGCAGgcgcggaggagcaggctgTGTCGGCCATGGTGGAAGAGCTACAAGCCGCGATTGCGATGCCGCCTCTTAGTGTCCTGGCAACCTTCCTTGTCTACGATCTGCCGACacgccagcggcggctcAAGGCGGCATCGTTTGCAACAGacccagcggcggcgcagcggtcCAGCGGCGACGATTGTGAGGATGACCTCAGCAACCTCTCGGCTGTCGTCGGCGGCGTGCTGTTGCGCTCTGTGGGACAAGAATACACCCATCCCGTGTACAACCCATCCGCGGAAGACATTCAGAGCTGCGGGCCTCCGTCGATGGCCAAAGAGCTTTCACCGGCGCGGCCCACTAGCTTCCGTCAGGGCGGCCTCTCGGGTGCACTCCCCTCACCGTCGCTCCCCGGTGCCACGCCCACCGTGACGGCGACGCCATCTCTCTGTATGCACACCTGGAGcgtggagcggctgcgcatcGAGCTcaaacagcagcacgcgcagcagcagcgccagcgcaagGACtgggcggcggctgtggtggtCCGCAAGGACCGTGGAAGTGTTGATAATCTCACCGGGGTGCTACTCAGCTCCACGGCTTCGTTCCGCCACTCTGCGAAACGCCGCGACAAGCCAACGGCGAGTGTGAACACCAACGTTGCCACGGACCTGGACCGTGCAAACGCCCTCCAACGGCGCGCAAGCATGTCAGCCATGTCTCGGGTCGCTGAGCCCtcagcggcgacagccaTCAAAATGCTTGAGGACAAGGGGCTCCCGCGTGCGCTCTTCTTTGTGCACATACAGGATGTGAGCGACTCCACGACGCTGTCGACTAGCTCCGGCGACTGCCAACTGGACCCCACAAGCCTGGGCACGGCGATctggcgcgccgccgccacctggcAGCCCCACGTGAACGATCCGCAGCAGGAGTGCGCTGAGGCACGTGCGCGGACTGTTAATGAGCTGATAACGCAGCTACGGCTTCTCTGTcggcctgctgctggccgTGTACTCACAAATGAATCCCTGGCACCGCGACAGCTGGCAGAACCCTTCCGTCTGGGGGACTACCGCCTGACGGAGGCGACCTGCGTCCGCCTGAAGAAGACAAATAAGGCCTTCCTGGGCACTCTGCCCGCCTCACCGGCACTAGAACCCTTTAGGCAGAGCGGGGCACTCCCAGGCGGGGCCGTAGGCGCTGCCGCTAGGGACGCACTCATGGCGGAAGCGGAGGTGTGGGCTGTCGTCCTGCAGTACTCGGAGCAGCTGTACCGCCTTGTTGCGGAAGAGGTATTTATGGACGGAGTTGCGCACCCGGTGCGCcctgccgcaccaccagctgcagcgatgcTCAGTACCACGGCCTGGTTCACCAGTATCGATCAGAGCTACACACGGGCAAAGGAGGCGATTGCAGCGTACACGGCTTACACCATCGCCTCTCTCGAGGACTGTCTCGCTCTTCTGCTTCGGTTCTCGGTGGACGTGTGTCTTGGCCAGCTCACGGCGTcggtgcgcctcctctgcgaCAGCATCGAACGCCACCATCGGATAGAGACGCCCGCACTCTTTGAccccttcacctctgcaTTTGTGGACAGCGGGGAGAACATTGGAGAAGAACTACTCAGGATCGTACCACGTCTCTCCGCCGAGGTGGCACGGGCCCTGATCGACTCCATGAACCGCGTGGACGCAAGAAGTGCGAGCTCCATGCTCTCCGCCAAGCTAGGGGAGGTGTACTGGCCGCAGGTGACAGCCGTcacagcggaggtggcggtgcggcattTCGCAAGTCGCTCTCTGCACAACCTCGCCGGCGTTGCCTCCTCAGCCACAAACGCACCGCAGGTACTGCAGCAGGTGCCGCTCGTCCCAGACGAGAGCGAATCCGCTGGGGGCAGCAACACAGGTGCGGCGAAGGATGCGGTGGCCCTTAAATCGGAAGCCAAGATTATGGCGGAGGAGCACATTCCATCagtcgtgcagctcctcctcgagcaCGCTATCAACGCACCGGCGCCCCTCGCACGCGTCGCGGTTCTTTTGCAGAAGCCCCAGCAGATGGTGCGTGCCACGCGCGACGGTGCTGAGGCTTGGTTGGAGCTACTGTACCACGAGGTCCTTGGCCTGCATCCAGCGGCCCCAGTATCAACTGTGCCACGCACGCGACGACCGCGCAGCCTTGACGAACTCGCCGACGGCCCTCAGATCGTATTAGGCTCCGACAATCACGACGCCACAAATCTGCCGCGGCCGAGCCCGTGGCGATGCGGCCAGCTGGATCTGCTACTGAACTCTGTTCGCCCCGCCAAACCAAATATCATGATTCCTGTGGAGACCTTCGAGCGTGGCCTCCTTGTGTATCAGCTGCAACGGCTCTGGCGCTTCCTCCCCGACGTATCTGCCGATCTGGCAGCGAAGGCGAAGTATTTGATAGGTGCTCACGAAGCAAAAACcccggcgccagcagcgctgctggcccGACCAGCGACTTCCTCAGCATCTTCAGGGCCTCCTGCGCTGCCCGACCCCTCGCTCGATGCGTACCTGCTGACTAGCTGCCCCTGCCGCCCCTCTGCAGAGCAGCACTTTCCATTTCTCACCACAGCAGACGTGAAGCAActgtctgcagcggcggtggccgaggcagccaccacagcagcggcggccaaACCGGTGGTGATGGTTGACGTGGAGCTCTGGCTGCAAAACCTCGCgcttcagcgctgctgtttttGTGCAAACTTCTGCGACCCAACCACTCGTGTCGGTAGTAGGCAACCCGAGCGTGGGTCAATGCAGACTCCTCAGTGCGTGCGAGTGTGCACTGCGATGCCGAGCTCCGGCGCCGTGCGGCGCACCATAGCCACTCTGCCTGCTTGCGTGCTGGCACAGCACGCCACCTTCTGCACGACAACGACGCCGCCTTTGCCGTCTCTCGTCACGACTCCGCGTTCCTCGCCGAGCGAgatgccggcggcgtggGCGCTCGtagagtggtggtggcgcgggtGGTGCGGTGATAACTCGTGGAGTCAGTCCGAGGACATGCAGCGTTGCTATGCGCTGTGGCGAATCTTGCTGGGACACATTCTTCCAAACCCACCCGCGTCTCCTGACGCTGCGGCGTCAACACCACCAGAAATGGTTCCTCTCTTGTCCTCCTTGATGCGCCTCCTTGTGGGCGTCGGTAAACGTGCCGACGCTACGGAGGAGCGAGTGCGGCGAGCATTCCATTGCCTTGCAGCTCTGCGGCGAGTGCGTGAAGGTGAGTTGGACACCCGCATCGCCACGGCGGAGGGGGACGTCAATGCTGATGCGACAATTTTCATCGAAGATGAAATGACCCTCACAATCGATGAATGTGCTGCATTGGGCCGGCTATTAAGTCCGACAGTTTACGCTGTCGGCAGCAATGCCCCTgcaccgacagcagcggggtctgcagcggtggcaaaGACATCTGAGAGAGAAATCAGCGAGCACGAGTTTATGACggatgtgcagctgctcctgcaggtGGAGTGCACGAAGGGTGTAACTCTaccgcttcttctctcctcgcgATGGGCCAGCCTCCTGATGAAGGAACACTTTTAG
- a CDS encoding ribonucleoprotein p18, mitochondrial precursor, putative (TriTrypDB/GeneDB-style sysID: LpmP.15.0320), which translates to MRRLSSQLICTAAAARFASAGGAKKYDLFGYEVDTNTAPWIEKVKKCQYYDEAGEVLVSMNVKNCPPDLETYNATLQKIFEAPSKQDKPVDNESKFCAMMDLMEEMQHRNKVKPNEESWTWVMKECVKSGQFRLGYCIARLMESEFKRTPEDLVKQNEANAMKAKADGKEHPSALAQQQSLFEIKIQ; encoded by the coding sequence ATGCGCCGTCTGTCTAGCCAGCTTatctgcaccgccgccgcggcccgCTTTGCGTCCGCCGGTGGAGCAAAGAAGTACGACCTGTTCGGCTACGAGGTGGACACGAACACGGCGCCGTGGAtcgagaaggtgaagaagtgCCAGTACTACGACGAGGCCGGCGAGGTGCTGGTGAGCATGAACGTGAAGAACTGCCCGCCGGACCTGGAGACCTACAACGCGACACTGCAGAAGATCTTCGAAGCGCCGAGCAAGCAGGACAAGCCGGTGGATAACGAGAGCAAGTTTTGTGCGATGATGGACctgatggaggagatgcagcaccGTAACAAGGTGAAGCCGAACGAGGAGTCGTGGACATGGGTGATGAAGGAGTGCGTGAAGAGCGGGCAGTTCCGCCTCGGCTACTGCATTGCGAGGCTGATGGAGTCTGAGTTCAAGAGGACGCCGGAGGACCTCGTGAAGCAGAACGAGGCGAATGCCATGAAGGCAAAGGCGGACGGCAAAGAGCACCCGagcgcgctggcgcagcagcagagcctgTTTGAGATCAAGATCCAGTAA